The proteins below come from a single Dinghuibacter silviterrae genomic window:
- a CDS encoding beta-L-arabinofuranosidase domain-containing protein: MRGAAAALLAAFALDGSQAQGTGPDTRVKAAPAVQRVETEVPLKDITAIGGFAGDRIRKNEAHYLDTFSIEKYVALIQNPATTAWDWRPGEQPGKWLEASILATQRVKDKALEEKAKTMYERILNAQGKDGYVGVTSPSIRTPDNPLRGMDAYELHFLLHALLTGYEDWQDVRGLTAAERLGDYFLRFIGPGKAGFWPGAQRPPENKGVTFKGTQHSAMAGHSVHYGWEGTLLVDPMMRLYEVSGDRRYLDWCRWVVRQIDTWSGWDAFSKLGRMPVNEVQPYAHAHTFQMNFLGFLRLYRATGDTALLHKVEAVWDDVASRQMYLTGGVSVGEHYEKDFVKPLTGKMMETCATMSWMQLSQALLELTGETKYADVIERALWNQVFAAQAIDGNAHRYNTPPDGVVPEGFFRDPDCCSGSGERLETMLPAFIYAVGARHTVFINQFVASTVTLTVGQAVRLTQTTDYPSSGRDEIDVRPAKAATFTLEVRIPSWCTGASVSVNGVPIPGVHPGHYLPLTRQWAPGDKVVLDFPMQLSWVRHEHYMKTADKKPYKTEPDADAPYALVRGPLVYAADDMWYARPGDSAAQSAAGTPGPFGKDLFSSVKYVLVDPATFAPVAHPEPDLLGPGFMVPFETANGQRFTMPVYPFANIGKWYKDPAQAPGRDSAAYAYAVWLKGTAKPDVVLPNVLGSDMVLQRRRPVPVWGRATPGETVTVSFGGQQKTAPVASDGRWMVYLDPMEASAQPRQMVIRGRDSIVLDDVLVGEVWLCSGQSNMEFTMMKSAKFENTLRYPAPRHALDSADNAAIRIFLVHRGFSKAGTKAPWDTAEGRALRTFSAVGYFFAQSLYDHLHVPIGMIDASVSGSHIEPWLPGNGTYDTSSSAPGKFYDDMIEPLAPFALKGFLWYQGETNCFLGETEQYTDKMVRLVTSWRALWKDTGASFYYVQLPPYEYSKTKGLTTTSLPAFREAQTRVLALPHTGMIVTTDLVDDLSQLHPSYKWIVGRRLARWALAKDYGQDIVYSGPLYTVMELRKRSVALTFTHGPLDAGDGKPLTCFSIAGRDGQFVPAQAEIRGDKVIVSGVRHPTAVRFAWSEDAQPNLFNEAGLPAAPFRTDEAP; this comes from the coding sequence ATGCGCGGCGCAGCCGCGGCGCTGTTGGCCGCCTTCGCCCTTGACGGCTCGCAGGCCCAGGGTACCGGCCCCGACACCCGTGTCAAGGCCGCGCCCGCGGTGCAACGCGTGGAAACGGAGGTCCCCCTGAAGGACATCACCGCCATCGGCGGCTTCGCGGGTGACCGCATCCGAAAAAACGAAGCGCATTACCTCGATACTTTTTCCATAGAAAAATATGTCGCGTTGATCCAGAACCCGGCGACGACGGCCTGGGACTGGCGCCCGGGCGAACAGCCGGGAAAATGGCTGGAGGCTTCCATCCTGGCGACGCAACGGGTTAAGGATAAAGCCCTGGAGGAAAAAGCAAAAACCATGTATGAACGCATCCTGAATGCCCAGGGCAAAGATGGGTATGTGGGCGTGACCAGTCCTTCCATACGGACCCCGGACAATCCCCTGAGGGGCATGGATGCGTATGAATTGCACTTCCTGCTCCACGCCTTGCTGACGGGATACGAAGACTGGCAGGACGTCCGGGGATTGACGGCAGCGGAGCGTCTCGGTGATTATTTTCTGCGCTTTATCGGACCGGGGAAGGCGGGTTTCTGGCCGGGAGCTCAGCGGCCCCCGGAAAATAAGGGGGTGACGTTTAAAGGGACGCAACACTCGGCCATGGCAGGGCATAGCGTCCATTACGGTTGGGAAGGGACGCTTTTGGTCGACCCGATGATGCGGTTATACGAAGTGAGCGGAGACCGGCGTTACCTGGATTGGTGCCGCTGGGTGGTGCGCCAGATCGATACCTGGAGCGGATGGGATGCGTTTTCAAAGTTGGGCCGGATGCCGGTGAACGAGGTGCAGCCTTATGCGCATGCGCATACTTTTCAGATGAATTTTCTGGGTTTTCTGCGGCTGTACCGCGCCACGGGGGATACGGCACTTTTGCATAAGGTAGAGGCGGTATGGGACGACGTGGCTTCCCGCCAGATGTACCTCACCGGCGGGGTGAGCGTGGGCGAACATTATGAGAAAGACTTTGTCAAACCCCTGACGGGGAAAATGATGGAGACTTGCGCCACTATGTCGTGGATGCAGTTGTCTCAGGCACTGTTGGAGCTCACCGGGGAAACAAAGTACGCGGACGTCATCGAGCGTGCACTATGGAACCAGGTGTTTGCCGCCCAGGCCATAGACGGGAACGCCCACCGCTACAATACGCCCCCCGATGGTGTGGTGCCTGAGGGCTTTTTCCGGGACCCGGACTGTTGTTCGGGGAGCGGGGAACGTCTGGAGACCATGCTACCGGCCTTCATCTACGCCGTCGGGGCGCGGCATACGGTTTTCATCAACCAATTTGTCGCCTCTACGGTGACCCTTACCGTTGGGCAGGCGGTGCGTTTGACACAAACGACGGACTACCCCTCTTCGGGCCGGGACGAGATCGACGTGCGGCCCGCAAAGGCCGCAACCTTTACACTGGAGGTCCGTATCCCTTCCTGGTGTACCGGTGCCAGCGTATCGGTGAACGGTGTGCCCATACCTGGTGTGCACCCGGGGCACTACCTCCCACTGACCCGGCAGTGGGCGCCGGGGGACAAGGTGGTGCTGGACTTTCCGATGCAGTTGTCCTGGGTGCGGCATGAACACTACATGAAGACCGCAGACAAAAAGCCGTATAAGACCGAGCCGGATGCGGATGCGCCTTATGCGCTCGTGCGGGGGCCGTTGGTGTATGCGGCGGATGATATGTGGTATGCGCGGCCCGGCGATAGCGCTGCACAGAGTGCGGCCGGGACGCCCGGGCCGTTTGGCAAGGATCTTTTCAGCTCCGTGAAGTACGTCCTGGTGGACCCCGCTACGTTCGCGCCGGTAGCACACCCGGAGCCGGATCTTTTGGGTCCGGGCTTCATGGTACCTTTTGAAACAGCGAATGGACAACGGTTTACCATGCCGGTGTACCCGTTTGCCAATATCGGGAAGTGGTACAAGGACCCGGCGCAAGCCCCCGGCCGGGACTCGGCGGCGTATGCCTACGCAGTCTGGCTAAAAGGAACGGCCAAACCGGACGTCGTGCTCCCGAATGTATTGGGCAGCGATATGGTTCTTCAAAGAAGGCGGCCGGTACCGGTATGGGGTCGGGCGACGCCCGGCGAAACCGTGACGGTGTCCTTTGGCGGGCAGCAAAAGACGGCACCGGTGGCTTCCGATGGCCGGTGGATGGTTTACCTGGACCCGATGGAGGCCTCGGCCCAACCGCGGCAGATGGTCATCCGGGGCAGGGACAGCATTGTTCTGGACGACGTGCTGGTGGGCGAGGTCTGGCTGTGCTCCGGACAGTCGAATATGGAGTTCACCATGATGAAAAGCGCGAAGTTTGAAAACACCCTGCGCTACCCGGCGCCCCGGCATGCGCTCGACAGCGCGGACAACGCAGCCATCCGTATTTTCCTCGTCCACCGCGGTTTTTCGAAGGCCGGCACGAAGGCGCCATGGGACACCGCCGAAGGAAGGGCGCTGCGGACCTTTTCTGCGGTGGGGTACTTTTTTGCGCAATCCCTGTACGACCACCTGCACGTACCCATCGGGATGATTGACGCCTCCGTAAGCGGCAGCCATATAGAGCCCTGGTTACCGGGGAACGGGACCTACGATACCAGCTCTTCCGCCCCGGGGAAGTTTTATGACGATATGATCGAGCCGCTGGCGCCCTTTGCCCTCAAGGGGTTTTTATGGTACCAGGGTGAAACCAACTGTTTTCTGGGGGAGACGGAGCAATACACGGACAAGATGGTCCGGCTGGTGACCAGCTGGCGTGCGCTTTGGAAGGACACCGGCGCGTCCTTTTATTACGTGCAACTCCCCCCTTATGAATATTCGAAGACCAAAGGCCTGACTACGACATCGCTGCCTGCCTTCAGAGAAGCTCAGACGCGGGTGCTGGCCTTGCCGCACACGGGCATGATCGTCACCACCGACCTGGTGGACGACCTGTCGCAGCTACATCCTTCCTACAAGTGGATTGTGGGCAGGCGGCTGGCCCGTTGGGCGCTGGCAAAGGACTATGGACAGGACATCGTGTACTCGGGACCGTTATACACGGTGATGGAATTGAGGAAAAGGTCGGTGGCGTTGACGTTTACCCACGGGCCGTTGGACGCCGGGGACGGCAAGCCCCTGACCTGTTTTAGCATAGCGGGAAGGGACGGTCAGTTTGTCCCGGCGCAGGCGGAGATCCGCGGGGACAAGGTGATCGTTTCCGGTGTGCGCCACCCTACGGCCGTCCGTTTTGCATGGAGCGAGGACGCACAACCGAATTTATTCAACGAGGCAGGGCTCCCGGCGGCGCCCTTCCGTACAGATGAGGCACCATGA
- a CDS encoding glycoside hydrolase family 2 protein — protein sequence MKRIVYITILAGLWLRGHAQTLYLSGTGSDHTVNWDFLCTGGQNAGKWTTIPVPGNWELQGFGAYNYGLDKDTLKAREQGLYRYRFIVPEDWNGKTVKIVFEGSMTDTRVSINGRVAGPIHQGAFYRFSYDITPLLRYGRQNLLEVTVSKVSANRSVNQAERHGDFWVFGGIYRPVYLQAFPVQHIDHVAIDAGGDGALRAELRLAGLRLAGPGGREGATGAPGADSVRAQVFTLDGRPVGGSFTARVTNDTLVRLQTVVPGILPWSPEAPQLYQLRCTLLGHGQTLHVTERRFGFRTIELRPEDGIYVNGVKIKFKGICRHSFWPTTGRATSKALSIEDVELMKEMNMNAVRMSHYPPDDHFLDVCDSLGLFVLDELTGWHHAYDTEVGSRLVREMIDRDVNHPSVVLWDNGNEGGFNFDLDPLFDRLDIQHRPLIHPWAVFRHTDTQHYINYDYGSGTGLHGHDVTFPTEFLHALYDGGGGAGLQDYWEWMWNDPLSAGGFIWDFSDEAVVRTDRNGELDTDGDHAPDGVLGPYREKEGSFYAIKAVWTPVVMGRKEVTPSFDGRLTVENRYFYTNLNRCSYRWTLKRLGGPWAVPAAQGPSTAPAAAPPAGAADSLSGVAPAPPTGAADSLSGVAPAPPTGAAADSLSGVVPAPPAGAATDSLSGVAAAPDVRPGDKGVLDLGLPANWNQYDVLYLTIRDAFGRELYTWSWPLRLPEAIAERVASMPVGAPQAAARQAAAPQAVARQAASPVATQANAATAATNAAVRLATTDTTYEVTTGPLHLTFNRASARLTGVRNAQGTIPFGQGPLLCDTTDVGFKGMDTHYTGDSLVLEATFEKKSDCQTLRWTVCPSGWVKLDVAYFPEAYTTDYMGISFSYPEAKVKGVRWMGEGPYRVWKNRMKGTTLGLWDKAYNNTVTGQGNPVYPEFKGYYANLYWVRLLTDGQPVTIVCASRDVFLRLYTPAWPAHAYNTAPPFPVGDISFMHAIPPIGTKSQKAENMGPSGHQNMYYDYGKSPAYAKRVTLFFNFSGE from the coding sequence ATGAAACGAATTGTATATATAACGATCCTTGCGGGACTTTGGCTACGGGGCCACGCGCAGACGCTGTACCTGTCCGGCACCGGTAGCGATCATACCGTGAACTGGGATTTCTTGTGCACGGGTGGACAGAACGCCGGCAAATGGACGACCATACCCGTTCCCGGCAACTGGGAGCTGCAAGGCTTCGGCGCCTACAACTATGGCCTGGATAAGGATACGCTGAAGGCGCGGGAACAAGGCTTATACCGGTACCGCTTCATCGTACCCGAAGACTGGAATGGGAAAACCGTAAAGATCGTTTTCGAAGGGTCCATGACCGATACCAGGGTCAGCATCAACGGCCGCGTCGCCGGGCCCATCCACCAGGGGGCCTTTTACCGCTTTTCCTACGACATTACCCCGCTCTTGCGCTATGGCCGGCAAAACCTCCTGGAGGTGACGGTGTCCAAGGTGTCGGCCAACCGCTCGGTCAACCAGGCGGAACGGCATGGGGATTTCTGGGTGTTTGGCGGGATCTACCGGCCGGTGTACTTGCAGGCGTTCCCCGTGCAACACATCGATCACGTTGCCATAGATGCGGGGGGCGATGGTGCGCTGCGCGCGGAGCTTCGGCTCGCGGGCCTCCGTCTCGCCGGTCCCGGGGGGCGCGAGGGCGCGACGGGCGCCCCGGGCGCAGACTCGGTGCGGGCGCAGGTATTTACGTTGGACGGACGACCCGTTGGCGGCTCCTTCACCGCGCGTGTTACAAACGACACACTGGTGCGCCTGCAAACCGTGGTGCCGGGCATCCTGCCCTGGTCGCCCGAAGCGCCCCAGCTCTATCAGCTTCGCTGCACTTTGCTCGGACATGGCCAAACACTCCACGTCACCGAACGCCGTTTCGGCTTCAGAACGATCGAATTGCGACCGGAGGACGGCATCTACGTAAATGGCGTAAAAATCAAGTTCAAAGGAATCTGCCGTCACTCCTTCTGGCCCACCACCGGCAGGGCGACGAGTAAGGCCCTGAGCATCGAGGATGTGGAATTGATGAAGGAGATGAACATGAACGCCGTCCGTATGTCCCACTATCCCCCCGACGACCACTTCCTGGATGTGTGCGATTCCCTGGGTCTTTTTGTTCTGGACGAGCTCACCGGCTGGCACCACGCCTACGACACCGAGGTCGGGTCCAGGCTGGTGCGCGAAATGATCGACCGGGACGTCAACCACCCTTCGGTCGTACTCTGGGACAACGGGAACGAAGGCGGGTTCAACTTCGACCTCGATCCCTTGTTTGACCGCCTCGACATCCAGCACCGCCCGCTGATCCACCCGTGGGCCGTGTTCCGGCACACCGATACCCAACACTACATTAATTACGACTACGGGAGCGGGACGGGGCTGCATGGACACGACGTAACTTTCCCGACGGAATTCCTGCACGCCTTGTATGACGGAGGCGGGGGCGCGGGCCTCCAGGACTACTGGGAATGGATGTGGAACGATCCCCTGAGCGCGGGTGGTTTTATCTGGGATTTCTCAGACGAGGCCGTGGTCCGGACCGACCGGAACGGGGAGCTCGACACCGACGGGGACCACGCACCCGACGGCGTGTTGGGTCCCTACCGCGAAAAAGAAGGGAGCTTTTACGCGATCAAAGCCGTCTGGACACCGGTCGTGATGGGCCGCAAGGAGGTCACGCCTTCATTTGACGGGCGCTTGACAGTGGAGAATCGGTATTTCTATACGAATTTGAACAGGTGCAGTTATCGCTGGACTTTGAAACGCCTGGGGGGGCCGTGGGCCGTGCCGGCCGCGCAAGGCCCGTCCACGGCGCCAGCCGCCGCCCCGCCCGCGGGCGCCGCCGACAGCCTCTCCGGCGTCGCCCCCGCCCCGCCCACGGGCGCCGCCGACAGCCTCTCCGGCGTCGCCCCCGCCCCGCCCACGGGCGCCGCCGCCGATAGCCTCTCCGGCGTCGTCCCCGCCCCGCCCGCGGGCGCCGCCACCGATAGCCTCTCCGGCGTCGCCGCGGCGCCCGACGTACGGCCCGGCGACAAGGGCGTGCTCGATCTGGGGTTGCCCGCCAACTGGAATCAATACGATGTGCTCTATCTGACGATACGGGATGCTTTTGGCCGGGAGCTGTATACATGGAGCTGGCCGCTTCGGTTGCCGGAGGCGATAGCGGAACGGGTGGCCTCCATGCCCGTGGGTGCGCCGCAAGCGGCGGCACGACAAGCGGCTGCGCCGCAAGCGGTAGCGCGACAAGCAGCGTCGCCGGTCGCGACCCAGGCGAACGCCGCCACGGCTGCCACAAACGCGGCCGTTCGCCTGGCGACGACAGACACCACCTACGAAGTAACCACCGGCCCCCTCCACCTCACCTTCAACCGCGCCAGCGCCCGCCTCACGGGTGTGCGCAACGCGCAAGGCACCATCCCCTTTGGACAAGGCCCCCTGCTGTGCGACACCACAGACGTGGGCTTTAAAGGTATGGACACGCACTACACCGGCGACAGCCTCGTCCTGGAAGCGACCTTTGAAAAGAAAAGCGATTGTCAAACCCTGCGCTGGACCGTGTGTCCGTCGGGCTGGGTAAAGCTGGACGTGGCGTACTTCCCGGAGGCCTATACAACGGACTATATGGGCATCAGTTTTTCCTACCCGGAGGCTAAAGTAAAAGGCGTGCGTTGGATGGGGGAGGGCCCTTACCGTGTATGGAAAAACAGGATGAAGGGCACCACCCTGGGCCTTTGGGACAAGGCCTATAACAATACGGTCACGGGGCAGGGAAACCCGGTCTACCCTGAATTCAAGGGGTATTACGCGAACCTTTATTGGGTAAGGCTTTTGACGGACGGACAGCCGGTGACGATCGTGTGTGCTTCGCGGGACGTCTTTTTACGGTTGTATACCCCGGCCTGGCCGGCGCATGCATATAATACGGCTCCGCCTTTCCCGGTGGGGGACATCTCGTTTATGCACGCGATTCCGCCGATCGGGACCAAGTCGCAAAAAGCAGAGAACATGGGCCCTTCGGGGCATCAGAATATGTATTATGACTATGGCAAGTCCCCGGCTTATGCAAAACGGGTGACGTTGTTTTTTAATTTCTCAGGAGAATGA
- a CDS encoding alpha-L-rhamnosidase, producing MKRGLTIWILLLLAGGAQASGGVDSLRCEGRVNPMGIDAPRPVLSWVLTGNERGIRQVAYQVIVSGKKGERWNSGKVTSNRSIGIPYKGKALESREALTWKVRVWTNYGVSAWSAPAHWTMGLLRSSDWTAQWIGYEHGFPWDSVSKYSRLSARYFRKTFDNPQKVRRATLYIVGLGHYEAYINGQRVGDDVLTQIPTDYTKEVDYRTYDVTENITKGANALSVVLGNGRFFTMRPKYKPLKIKEFGFPRLLYQLEITREDGSVARVVSDGSWLFAADGPIRSNNEYDGEEYDATKEPGNWLRPEVLPSWGAALKAQTQDPIRVVDVVHPAGLKEIKPGTWIMDMGRNMAGWVQLKVRGERGTKVTLRFAETLREDGSLDMANLRDARATDVYTLKGEGLEVWHPVFVYHGFQYVSIEGYPGTPALSDFEGQVVSDGLDTLGTWTSSNDLFNRIYANACRSIQSDYKYLPLDCPQRNERMPWLGDRAVGCLGESFWVDNHRLYAQWLDDMEAAQKKDGSLPDVAPAYWNYYSDNMTWPGTYLMVADMLYRQFGDAAPIRKHYASMKRWILYMHERYGPLTKDKYGDWCAPPGVASTGGTLIATAYDAHLLDLMTGFAPLAGSPADVPRWKKMRAVAARAFDSAFAKAADSTATASLLPLVFDLTKDTARLLRTLARYTHVATGVIGTGWLMRGLTDNGLSNLAYRVANNRDYPGWGYMVEQGATTIWERWNGNTAESSMNSRNHVMLLGDLLPWLYEDLAGIKAGTPGFGLIIMKPVCVDSLGFVRASYRTPYGLVYSAWENEPDKWTWHLRIPPNARARVYLPGRKGSLELGSGVYTLEERK from the coding sequence ATGAAGCGGGGGCTGACGATATGGATCCTGTTGCTTCTCGCCGGCGGCGCACAAGCGAGCGGCGGGGTGGACTCGCTGCGTTGTGAAGGCCGCGTAAATCCCATGGGGATCGACGCGCCCCGGCCGGTGCTGAGCTGGGTCCTCACGGGGAATGAACGGGGTATCCGCCAGGTCGCCTACCAGGTCATCGTGTCCGGCAAAAAGGGCGAGCGTTGGAACTCGGGTAAGGTCACGAGCAACCGGAGCATCGGTATACCTTATAAAGGCAAAGCCCTGGAAAGCCGCGAAGCCCTCACCTGGAAAGTGAGGGTATGGACCAATTACGGAGTAAGCGCCTGGAGTGCCCCCGCGCACTGGACGATGGGGCTTCTCCGGTCTTCGGACTGGACCGCGCAGTGGATCGGGTATGAACACGGTTTTCCCTGGGATAGCGTGTCCAAGTATTCCCGCCTCTCCGCGCGGTATTTCCGGAAGACCTTTGACAACCCCCAAAAGGTGCGGCGGGCAACCCTTTATATCGTTGGGTTGGGACACTACGAGGCGTACATCAACGGGCAGCGCGTGGGTGACGACGTATTGACGCAAATCCCCACGGACTACACAAAAGAAGTGGACTACCGCACCTATGACGTGACGGAGAACATTACAAAGGGCGCCAATGCACTGAGTGTGGTCCTTGGCAACGGACGCTTCTTTACGATGCGCCCGAAGTATAAGCCGCTTAAGATAAAAGAATTTGGTTTTCCCCGCCTTTTGTATCAACTGGAAATAACCCGCGAAGACGGATCTGTTGCGCGCGTCGTGAGCGATGGTTCCTGGTTGTTTGCGGCGGACGGACCCATCCGGAGCAACAACGAATACGACGGGGAGGAATATGATGCGACCAAAGAACCGGGAAACTGGTTACGGCCGGAAGTATTGCCCTCCTGGGGCGCCGCGCTCAAGGCCCAGACACAAGATCCGATCCGCGTGGTGGACGTGGTCCATCCCGCCGGTCTGAAAGAAATAAAGCCCGGAACCTGGATCATGGACATGGGGCGCAATATGGCGGGCTGGGTTCAGCTAAAGGTGCGCGGGGAAAGGGGAACAAAAGTGACCCTCCGTTTTGCGGAAACGCTTCGCGAAGACGGGTCTTTGGATATGGCCAACCTCCGGGACGCCAGGGCCACGGATGTGTATACGTTGAAAGGGGAGGGGTTGGAGGTGTGGCACCCTGTTTTTGTTTACCATGGTTTTCAGTATGTGTCTATAGAGGGATACCCGGGTACGCCCGCGCTCAGTGACTTCGAGGGCCAGGTGGTGTCGGACGGGCTTGATACGCTGGGCACCTGGACGTCTTCCAATGACCTGTTCAACAGGATCTATGCGAACGCGTGCCGCAGCATCCAAAGCGATTATAAATACCTGCCGCTGGACTGTCCGCAGCGGAACGAGCGGATGCCCTGGCTGGGGGACCGGGCCGTGGGCTGTCTCGGGGAAAGCTTTTGGGTGGACAACCACCGCCTGTATGCGCAATGGCTGGACGACATGGAAGCTGCGCAAAAAAAGGACGGTTCACTGCCGGACGTGGCGCCCGCCTACTGGAATTATTACAGCGACAACATGACCTGGCCGGGAACCTACCTGATGGTGGCGGACATGTTATACCGCCAGTTCGGGGACGCGGCGCCCATCCGGAAACACTACGCGTCCATGAAACGGTGGATCCTCTATATGCATGAACGGTATGGCCCTTTGACAAAGGACAAATATGGGGACTGGTGTGCGCCGCCGGGTGTTGCATCCACCGGTGGGACCCTGATCGCCACGGCGTATGACGCACACCTCCTGGACCTGATGACGGGTTTTGCGCCGCTGGCAGGGTCGCCAGCCGACGTACCCCGCTGGAAGAAGATGCGCGCGGTGGCTGCGAGGGCTTTTGACAGTGCGTTTGCGAAGGCCGCTGACAGCACAGCCACGGCGAGCTTGTTGCCTTTGGTTTTCGACCTGACAAAGGACACGGCGCGCCTCCTGCGGACCCTGGCGCGATACACCCACGTCGCCACCGGCGTCATCGGTACCGGCTGGCTGATGCGCGGGCTTACGGACAATGGTCTTTCCAACCTGGCGTACCGCGTCGCGAACAACCGGGACTACCCGGGCTGGGGCTACATGGTGGAACAAGGCGCCACCACCATCTGGGAACGCTGGAACGGCAACACCGCCGAATCCTCGATGAATTCCCGGAACCACGTCATGTTGTTGGGGGATCTTTTGCCTTGGTTATACGAGGACCTGGCGGGGATAAAGGCCGGGACGCCCGGTTTTGGGCTGATCATCATGAAACCGGTGTGCGTGGACAGCCTGGGTTTTGTACGCGCGTCCTACCGAACACCTTATGGGTTGGTGTATAGTGCCTGGGAAAACGAGCCAGATAAATGGACCTGGCACCTTCGGATCCCGCCAAACGCCCGCGCCCGGGTGTATCTGCCGGGCCGGAAGGGAAGCCTGGAATTAGGGTCAGGTGTATATACCTTAGAAGAACGAAAATGA